Proteins encoded together in one Amphritea japonica ATCC BAA-1530 window:
- a CDS encoding TolC family outer membrane protein yields the protein MVNNKLTRAFVSAGLCSLLLCSTQSHAEDLLQLYHAALDGDPQLKAAQFNHQASQEVVTQAWSGYRPKVTLDYEQVQNTQKILSSDNTVYGGGNTSFPSTTWTIEITQPIFRYANYVRIGQSKSELLQADAELINAQQEMILRVSESYMKALSAKDERDFIQSELSSARQHLKQAKGRESAAVGRKVDRYDAEARVATVEADYAAADIALRDAYEALYEMTGLDLNSIAELRAEIDLVLPVPADEQYWLKNAMTNNPALVAQREAVNVAQKEIKRQNAGHYPTLDAVFRNHNEDVGGSLFGGASEVETQEMILRFNLPIYSGGSVSSQKRQAVARYHSAEQELTRIMRESRRQSRENYWGVVNSVKRVNAFKKAVEAQQATLDLRRAAYDARLETAISVLDAERDFYSAKRDLSRAKYDYLINGLRLKALVGVLTQDDLMLVNNWLQE from the coding sequence ATGGTTAATAATAAGTTAACCCGCGCTTTCGTGAGTGCGGGTTTGTGTTCTCTATTGCTTTGTTCGACTCAGTCGCACGCAGAAGATCTGCTTCAACTCTATCATGCCGCGTTAGACGGTGATCCACAGTTAAAGGCTGCTCAATTTAATCATCAGGCGAGTCAGGAAGTTGTTACTCAGGCCTGGTCAGGTTATCGCCCAAAGGTCACGCTTGATTATGAGCAAGTTCAGAATACACAGAAAATTCTAAGCAGCGATAACACTGTTTATGGTGGTGGTAATACATCTTTTCCTTCAACCACCTGGACTATTGAAATAACCCAGCCCATCTTTCGTTATGCCAATTACGTCCGTATTGGTCAATCTAAATCAGAGTTGCTTCAAGCCGATGCAGAGCTAATCAATGCTCAGCAGGAAATGATCCTGCGTGTATCAGAATCCTACATGAAAGCACTTTCAGCAAAGGATGAGCGTGACTTTATTCAGTCTGAATTGAGCTCTGCAAGACAGCATCTTAAGCAAGCTAAAGGGCGAGAAAGTGCGGCCGTTGGTCGTAAGGTGGATCGTTACGATGCGGAGGCGCGGGTAGCCACGGTTGAAGCTGATTATGCCGCTGCTGATATCGCTTTACGCGATGCTTATGAAGCTCTCTATGAAATGACAGGTCTGGATCTTAATAGTATTGCTGAGTTGAGGGCTGAGATTGATCTGGTTCTTCCTGTACCAGCGGATGAGCAGTACTGGCTTAAGAATGCGATGACGAATAACCCTGCCTTGGTGGCTCAGCGTGAAGCTGTGAATGTCGCTCAAAAAGAGATTAAGCGTCAAAATGCGGGGCATTATCCCACACTGGATGCTGTTTTTAGAAACCACAACGAAGATGTTGGCGGTTCTCTTTTTGGTGGGGCCAGTGAAGTAGAAACTCAAGAAATGATCTTGCGCTTTAATCTGCCAATTTATTCAGGTGGATCGGTAAGTTCTCAAAAGCGGCAAGCTGTTGCGCGTTACCACAGTGCGGAACAGGAATTGACACGGATTATGCGTGAATCACGTCGTCAGTCTCGCGAAAATTATTGGGGTGTGGTGAATTCTGTTAAGCGTGTTAATGCGTTTAAAAAAGCGGTTGAAGCACAGCAGGCGACGCTTGATCTGCGTCGGGCTGCTTATGATGCCCGCTTGGAAACAGCGATTAGTGTGCTGGATGCTGAAAGGGATTTCTATTCTGCAAAACGGGATTTGTCTCGTGCCAAATATGATTACCTGATAAATGGTTTGCGCCTGAAAGCTTTGGTAGGTGTGTTGACTCAGGATGATCTGATGCTAGTGAACAACTGGCTCCAAGAGTAA
- the rnr gene encoding ribonuclease R, giving the protein MSDSKNFSEDPHAVREAEKYDRPIASRELIMQLLDEQGEPLTRPQLEVLLEIADEESSEALRRRLRAMERDGQLMRNRKAQYVLLSKLDLVAGRIMGHRDGFGFLIPDEAGDDIFLSAREMRQVFDGDRVLVRATGQDRKGRTEGVIVEVLERKTRKLVGRFQGQGGFGYMTPENQRITNDIQIMPDPDSGLKYRQGQLVVVELITPPSKRAKATARVTEVLGDHMAAGMEIKVAIHNYDIPNEWTDAIRQEVSEFGPDVPDSAVKNRVDLRELPLVTIDGEDAKDFDDAVYCEPKRSGGWRLWVAIADVSAYVHPASELDVEAHKRGNSVYFPEFVVPMLPEMLSNGLCSLNPDVNRLAMVCEMTISASGNMSGYQFYEAVIRSKARLTYTKVGAMLQEPDSDFGKEMRQQYTGVLPHIEHLNDLYRALKKAREERGAIDFDTTETRIMFSEERKIEKIIPVVRNDAHKIIEECMLCANVATAKMLQKLKQPALFRVHDGPKESKLINLRTYLGPLGLSLGGGEEPTPQDYQALTESLEGRMDKHVIQIMMLRSMSQAVYSPEHKGHFGLNYPAYTHFTSPIRRYPDLLVHRAIRGLIHSGNDSRHLVRPDDFLPNKKYHYNYTMEQVVELGEHCSMTERRADDATRDVMAWLKCEYMQDCVGDEFAGVISAVTGFGVFVELEEVYVEGLIHISALPGDYYQFDAPRQRLQGERTGKSFRLGDRVKVQVVRVDLDDRKIDFELVKQLNAADKQPTGADGEVKRLSKREMLRKGKIQMAELESQQGRKPGRSKHGSAKPASARSGAKSGPSRKRTDSDSPWGKAPDSGASGERATAGRPPRKRGAGAKSEQASRQKPEAKPDNGGKTRLSESELEVIRLSKKQSKGLSNRAKKRKLKKLRGKSSHKS; this is encoded by the coding sequence ATGTCTGATTCCAAAAACTTTTCTGAAGATCCCCATGCCGTTCGTGAAGCGGAAAAATATGACCGACCTATCGCTAGCCGGGAGCTGATTATGCAGCTGCTGGATGAGCAGGGTGAGCCATTGACGCGTCCACAGTTAGAAGTATTACTGGAGATTGCTGATGAGGAGAGCTCTGAAGCATTGCGTCGTCGTTTGCGAGCGATGGAGCGTGATGGTCAGCTGATGCGTAACCGTAAGGCTCAATATGTTTTATTGAGTAAGCTGGATCTGGTTGCGGGCCGGATTATGGGGCATCGGGATGGTTTTGGTTTTCTGATTCCGGACGAAGCGGGTGATGATATTTTCCTCTCTGCCCGGGAGATGCGTCAGGTTTTTGATGGTGACCGGGTGTTGGTCCGCGCAACGGGGCAGGATCGTAAAGGACGGACAGAGGGTGTGATCGTCGAGGTGCTTGAACGCAAAACCCGTAAGCTGGTGGGGCGCTTTCAGGGTCAGGGTGGGTTTGGTTATATGACCCCGGAAAATCAGCGTATCACCAATGATATCCAGATCATGCCGGACCCGGATAGCGGTTTGAAATACAGGCAGGGGCAGTTAGTGGTGGTTGAGCTGATTACGCCGCCATCTAAGCGTGCTAAAGCGACCGCCCGGGTAACCGAAGTGCTGGGTGATCACATGGCAGCAGGGATGGAGATCAAGGTTGCTATTCATAACTACGATATCCCTAATGAATGGACCGATGCCATTCGTCAGGAGGTCAGTGAGTTTGGTCCTGATGTACCTGACTCAGCGGTTAAAAATCGCGTTGATCTGAGAGAGCTGCCCTTAGTCACTATCGATGGAGAGGATGCTAAAGATTTTGATGACGCGGTTTACTGCGAGCCTAAACGATCTGGAGGCTGGCGCCTCTGGGTAGCGATTGCTGATGTATCAGCCTACGTGCATCCGGCCAGTGAATTGGATGTTGAAGCGCACAAGCGTGGTAACTCGGTTTATTTTCCTGAGTTCGTCGTGCCGATGCTACCGGAGATGCTGTCTAACGGCCTTTGCTCTCTGAATCCTGATGTTAATCGTCTGGCGATGGTGTGTGAAATGACCATCAGCGCCAGTGGCAATATGAGTGGTTATCAGTTTTATGAAGCGGTGATTCGTTCAAAAGCCCGGCTAACCTATACCAAGGTTGGCGCGATGCTGCAGGAGCCTGATTCCGATTTCGGTAAAGAGATGCGTCAGCAGTACACTGGCGTACTGCCGCATATTGAGCACCTGAATGATCTTTATCGGGCTTTGAAAAAAGCCAGAGAGGAGCGGGGGGCGATTGACTTCGATACCACCGAAACCCGCATTATGTTCAGCGAAGAACGCAAAATCGAAAAGATAATCCCTGTGGTGCGTAACGATGCGCATAAGATCATCGAAGAGTGCATGCTGTGCGCTAACGTAGCGACAGCTAAGATGTTACAAAAGCTGAAACAGCCGGCGTTATTCAGGGTTCATGATGGACCTAAAGAATCTAAATTAATTAATCTGCGAACATATCTGGGGCCTTTGGGGTTGAGTCTGGGGGGCGGTGAAGAGCCGACACCGCAGGATTATCAGGCGCTGACAGAGTCGTTAGAGGGGCGGATGGATAAGCATGTTATTCAGATAATGATGCTTCGTTCCATGTCTCAGGCGGTATACAGTCCTGAGCATAAGGGGCATTTTGGTTTGAATTATCCGGCTTATACGCATTTTACTTCGCCAATTCGTCGTTACCCTGATCTGCTGGTGCACCGGGCTATCCGTGGTTTGATTCACTCAGGCAACGATAGTCGTCATTTGGTTCGGCCCGATGACTTTTTGCCGAATAAGAAATACCACTACAACTACACGATGGAGCAGGTGGTTGAGCTGGGGGAACACTGCTCAATGACTGAGCGTCGGGCGGATGATGCGACCCGGGATGTGATGGCCTGGTTGAAGTGTGAGTATATGCAGGATTGTGTCGGTGATGAGTTTGCCGGAGTGATCTCAGCAGTAACCGGCTTTGGTGTATTTGTTGAGCTGGAAGAGGTCTATGTTGAAGGGTTGATTCACATTTCAGCGCTGCCCGGTGATTACTATCAGTTTGATGCGCCGCGTCAGCGTTTACAGGGTGAGCGGACCGGTAAATCATTCCGTTTGGGTGACCGGGTCAAGGTACAAGTGGTTCGGGTCGATCTGGATGATCGGAAGATTGATTTTGAGTTGGTTAAACAGTTGAATGCTGCGGATAAGCAACCGACTGGCGCTGATGGCGAGGTTAAACGGCTGAGTAAGCGGGAGATGTTGCGTAAAGGCAAGATCCAGATGGCCGAGCTGGAAAGCCAGCAGGGGCGAAAGCCAGGGCGTTCTAAGCACGGATCGGCTAAACCGGCGTCAGCTCGATCGGGCGCTAAAAGTGGCCCTTCACGAAAGCGTACTGACTCTGATTCGCCTTGGGGTAAAGCGCCTGATAGCGGGGCTTCTGGAGAGCGAGCAACAGCAGGCAGGCCTCCGCGTAAACGTGGTGCTGGCGCTAAGTCCGAGCAGGCTTCTAGGCAAAAGCCTGAAGCGAAGCCTGATAATGGCGGGAAGACTCGTTTGAGTGAGTCCGAGCTGGAAGTTATTCGGCTGTCGAAGAAACAATCGAAAGGATTAAGTAATAGAGCTAAAAAACGGAAGTTGAAGAAGTTGCGGGGGAAGTCATCGCATAAGTCATAG
- the secF gene encoding protein translocase subunit SecF — protein sequence MTTQKIYNFMGLRKIAAGLSIALLLISIASLAINGLKFGLDFTGGSLIEVGFEQEPDLNGLRDKLQSAGYDDAVVQTFGSPVDILIRMGVAHDPKLGDQVLQTLQSGEAQELTLRRNEYVGAQVGEELREQGGLGMLLALFMVMVYVAFRFQLKFSVGAVTALAHDVLIVLGVFSVLQLDFDLTVLAALLAVIGYSLNDTIVVSDRIRENFRKLRKSDSVEIMNVSLSQTLGRTLVTSLTTLLVLMALAIFGGEMIHGFAIALLIGVCVGTYSSIYVAANALIMLGICKEDLMPPEKPEGDEVDEMP from the coding sequence ATGACGACTCAAAAAATATATAACTTTATGGGGCTGCGTAAGATCGCAGCCGGATTGTCGATTGCTTTGCTGTTGATTTCGATCGCATCATTGGCGATCAACGGGCTGAAGTTCGGGCTGGATTTTACCGGTGGTTCGCTTATCGAAGTAGGCTTTGAGCAAGAGCCAGATCTCAATGGTCTGCGTGATAAGCTGCAGAGTGCGGGCTATGACGATGCTGTGGTGCAAACCTTTGGTTCGCCGGTCGATATCCTGATTCGTATGGGTGTAGCCCATGATCCAAAGCTGGGTGATCAGGTGTTACAAACACTGCAATCCGGTGAGGCTCAGGAGCTGACGCTTCGTCGTAATGAGTATGTAGGTGCTCAGGTCGGTGAAGAGCTGCGAGAACAGGGCGGCCTGGGAATGCTGCTGGCGCTGTTTATGGTGATGGTCTACGTAGCTTTTCGTTTCCAGCTGAAGTTTTCCGTAGGTGCGGTGACAGCGCTGGCACACGATGTGCTGATTGTGCTGGGTGTCTTTTCTGTCTTGCAGCTTGATTTTGATCTGACAGTACTGGCAGCACTGCTGGCGGTTATTGGTTATTCGCTTAACGATACTATTGTTGTGTCTGACCGTATTCGCGAGAATTTCCGCAAGCTGCGCAAGAGTGATTCAGTAGAGATTATGAATGTCTCTCTGAGTCAGACTCTGGGGCGGACATTGGTGACCTCGTTGACCACCTTGCTGGTGCTGATGGCGCTGGCTATCTTTGGTGGTGAGATGATTCACGGATTTGCCATTGCGCTGTTGATCGGTGTGTGTGTGGGTACTTACTCATCTATCTATGTGGCGGCCAATGCGCTGATCATGCTGGGTATCTGTAAGGAAGACCTGATGCCCCCCGAGAAGCCTGAAGGCGATGAAGTTGACGAAATGCCTTAA
- the secD gene encoding protein translocase subunit SecD → MLNKYPLWKNALIILILLIGGIYAAPNLYPDDYAVQLSGARESNIVNQPLLDQVKQSLTQAQVSFKQDELTDKGGLIRFPDSRTQLEAKEVISRTLGDDYVVALNLAPTTPDWLSSLGAGPMKLGLDLRGGVHFLLEVDMVSAVTQRLDVYVSEIKTKLRTEKLRYRAVTHREDGSLELKFSKSDVRDEALSLLRKDYTEFLIDSEDRENAFYLSINLAESKVREIEDYAIKQNLTTLRNRVNELGVAEPLVQRQGRNRIVVQLPGIQDAAAAKRIIGKTANLEFRLEAKTDASRATTETYPFRDENRRPNKGTLEKDIIITGSSVSNAQSSFDETGQPQVNISLDAKGGQLMNRTTRNAIKRRMAVLFVEHKSRTLYETVDGEQVAKRIPYVEKRIISLATIQSVLGSSFRITGLDSATESSELALLLRAGALAAPIYFVEERTVGPSLGEQNIELGVFSVQIGFVLVLLFMLAYYRVFGVLANIALTLNLVMLLAVMSLLSATLTLPGIAGIVLTVGMAVDANVLIFSRIREELKNGLPAQSAISAGFDRAFTTIFDANITTLLAAVILFAMGSGPVKGFAITLSVGILTSMFTAIMVTRMLVNLTYGGRAVKKLSI, encoded by the coding sequence ATGCTCAATAAATATCCACTGTGGAAAAATGCGCTGATAATTCTGATACTGCTGATTGGTGGTATCTATGCTGCGCCTAACCTTTACCCTGATGATTATGCTGTTCAGCTTTCCGGAGCCCGGGAGTCGAACATTGTAAACCAGCCGTTGCTGGATCAGGTAAAGCAGTCGCTGACGCAAGCACAGGTCAGCTTCAAGCAAGATGAACTGACAGATAAGGGTGGCTTGATTCGTTTCCCTGACAGCCGGACACAGCTTGAGGCTAAAGAGGTTATCAGTCGTACCCTGGGTGATGACTACGTGGTGGCTCTGAACCTGGCACCGACTACACCAGACTGGTTGAGTTCACTGGGCGCGGGCCCAATGAAGCTAGGCCTTGATCTGCGCGGTGGTGTGCACTTCCTGTTGGAGGTGGATATGGTGTCTGCCGTGACTCAGCGTCTTGATGTCTATGTCAGCGAGATCAAAACTAAGTTACGCACCGAAAAACTGCGTTACCGTGCAGTAACCCATCGTGAAGATGGCAGTCTGGAATTGAAATTCTCCAAGTCAGACGTGCGTGATGAAGCGCTAAGCTTGCTGCGGAAAGATTACACTGAGTTTCTGATCGATTCGGAAGATCGTGAAAATGCGTTCTACCTGTCTATCAACCTGGCTGAGAGCAAGGTCCGTGAAATTGAAGATTATGCTATCAAGCAAAACCTGACCACACTGCGTAACCGGGTTAATGAGCTGGGTGTTGCTGAGCCGTTAGTTCAGCGTCAGGGGCGTAATCGAATAGTGGTTCAGCTCCCGGGTATTCAGGATGCTGCCGCGGCGAAGCGGATCATTGGTAAGACGGCGAACCTTGAGTTCCGTCTGGAAGCCAAAACCGATGCTTCCCGTGCGACCACCGAAACTTATCCGTTCCGTGATGAGAACCGTCGCCCGAATAAAGGCACACTGGAAAAAGATATTATCATCACCGGTTCCAGTGTCTCTAATGCGCAATCATCCTTTGATGAGACTGGGCAGCCGCAGGTTAATATCTCGCTGGATGCTAAAGGCGGTCAGCTAATGAACCGCACCACCCGGAATGCGATTAAGCGCCGGATGGCTGTACTCTTTGTTGAGCATAAGAGCCGTACGCTATATGAGACAGTGGATGGTGAACAGGTTGCTAAGCGAATTCCTTATGTAGAAAAACGGATTATCTCTCTGGCGACTATTCAGAGTGTGCTGGGATCTAGTTTCCGGATTACCGGGCTGGACAGCGCCACTGAGTCTTCCGAACTGGCATTGTTGTTGCGCGCTGGTGCTTTGGCTGCGCCGATCTACTTTGTTGAAGAGCGTACCGTAGGGCCAAGTCTGGGTGAACAGAATATCGAGCTGGGTGTCTTCTCAGTCCAAATTGGTTTTGTTCTGGTGTTGCTGTTTATGCTGGCGTATTACCGGGTGTTTGGTGTGTTGGCGAATATTGCCTTGACGCTAAACCTGGTGATGTTGCTGGCAGTGATGTCACTGCTGTCGGCTACGCTGACTCTGCCGGGTATTGCGGGTATTGTGCTGACGGTCGGTATGGCGGTGGATGCGAACGTTCTGATCTTCTCCCGAATACGGGAGGAATTGAAAAACGGTTTGCCTGCGCAGTCGGCGATCAGTGCCGGTTTTGACCGGGCATTTACCACTATCTTTGACGCCAACATCACCACTTTGCTGGCGGCAGTGATTTTGTTTGCCATGGGATCGGGGCCGGTCAAAGGCTTCGCGATTACCTTGTCGGTCGGTATTCTGACCTCCATGTTCACGGCTATTATGGTTACCCGTATGCTGGTTAACCTGACATACGGCGGTCGTGCAGTGAAGAAACTGTCGATCTGA
- the yajC gene encoding preprotein translocase subunit YajC produces MSFFISPAYAEAAAGPGGMDPSMFNLIFLVGFGLIFYMFMWRPQAKRAKEHKALLGGLTKGDEVITAGGLIGKVVRLNDDYIVLSVNDTTELTFQKTHVSAALPKGTIKEI; encoded by the coding sequence ATGAGCTTTTTTATCTCTCCAGCATATGCTGAAGCAGCTGCCGGACCGGGTGGTATGGATCCAAGTATGTTCAATCTGATTTTTCTGGTTGGCTTCGGTCTTATCTTTTACATGTTTATGTGGCGCCCACAGGCGAAGCGTGCGAAAGAGCATAAAGCACTGCTAGGCGGACTGACTAAAGGTGATGAAGTAATCACCGCAGGTGGTCTGATTGGCAAAGTAGTACGTCTGAATGATGACTACATTGTCCTGAGCGTAAATGACACTACTGAGCTGACTTTCCAGAAAACTCATGTGAGTGCTGCGCTGCCAAAAGGCACTATTAAAGAGATCTAG
- the tgt gene encoding tRNA guanosine(34) transglycosylase Tgt — MKFERIATDGKARRARLSFPRGDVETPAFMPVGTYGTVKGMLPKDIEAIGAHIILGNTFHLMLRPGTEVVKAHGDLHDFMNWKGPILTDSGGFQVFSLGAMRKITEAGVHFQSPVNGSKVFMGPEESMQVQKDLGSDIVMIFDECTPYPATEVEAADSMRLSLRWAKRSKDAHGDSPSALFGIVQGGMYPHLRDESIEGLNEIDFDGYAIGGLSVGEPKEEMVKVLDHLAHKMPEDKPRYLMGVGKPEDIVEGVRRGVDMFDCVMPTRNARNGHLFTRNGVVKLRNSANKTDTRPLDEQCSCYTCQNFSRAYLHHLDKCKEIVGSQLNTIHNLHYYQEVMAGLRQAIEQGKLDDFVDQFYHLKGMEVPPLNVEV, encoded by the coding sequence ATGAAGTTTGAGCGAATAGCGACCGATGGCAAAGCCCGTCGCGCCCGTTTGAGCTTTCCCCGAGGGGATGTGGAAACGCCGGCCTTTATGCCGGTAGGTACCTATGGCACGGTTAAGGGGATGTTGCCGAAAGATATTGAGGCAATTGGGGCCCATATTATTCTGGGTAATACCTTTCACCTGATGTTGCGCCCTGGGACCGAGGTCGTTAAAGCCCACGGTGATCTGCATGACTTTATGAACTGGAAAGGTCCTATTCTGACTGACTCCGGTGGCTTTCAGGTGTTCAGCCTGGGAGCGATGCGCAAGATCACTGAAGCGGGGGTTCATTTTCAGTCGCCGGTAAATGGCTCCAAGGTATTTATGGGGCCGGAAGAGTCGATGCAGGTACAGAAAGACCTGGGCTCTGACATTGTGATGATCTTCGATGAGTGTACGCCTTACCCGGCAACGGAAGTTGAAGCGGCTGATTCGATGCGGTTGTCACTGCGTTGGGCGAAGCGTTCTAAAGATGCCCATGGCGACAGTCCTTCAGCACTGTTTGGTATCGTGCAGGGTGGCATGTATCCACATCTGCGGGATGAATCGATCGAAGGTTTGAATGAGATCGATTTCGATGGCTATGCCATTGGCGGTTTGTCAGTAGGGGAGCCGAAAGAAGAGATGGTCAAAGTGCTTGATCATCTGGCGCATAAAATGCCTGAAGATAAACCCCGCTATTTAATGGGTGTGGGTAAGCCGGAAGATATTGTTGAGGGGGTGCGTCGCGGTGTGGATATGTTCGATTGCGTAATGCCGACCCGTAACGCCCGAAATGGTCACTTGTTTACCCGTAATGGCGTGGTAAAACTGCGTAACTCGGCGAACAAGACTGATACCCGACCGTTAGATGAGCAGTGTAGTTGCTATACCTGCCAGAATTTTAGCCGTGCATATCTGCACCATCTTGATAAGTGTAAGGAGATCGTTGGCTCACAGCTGAATACGATCCATAACCTGCATTATTATCAGGAAGTTATGGCCGGATTGCGTCAGGCCATTGAACAGGGTAAATTGGACGACTTTGTTGACCAGTTCTACCATCTTAAGGGGATGGAAGTACCGCCTCTTAACGTTGAAGTTTGA
- the queA gene encoding tRNA preQ1(34) S-adenosylmethionine ribosyltransferase-isomerase QueA yields the protein MQVKDFHFDLPDELIARYPLEKRSDSRLFCVDGDSGEFQHRQFFDVLDMLEPGDLVVFNNTRVIPARMFGQKASGGKIEVLIERVLDECSALAHVRSSRSPKPGAELTFEGGLTATMVARHDDLFELKFDLAEGHLVEALEQFGHMPLPPYMKREDELSDRERYQTVYNEKPGAVAAPTAGLHFDDELFAKLENKGINKAFVTLHVGAGTFRPVKVDNIQDHKMHAEYIEVSEEVCQAVRETQARGNRVLAVGTTSVRCLETASKGGQIEPFFGDTDIFIFPGYQFRTVDLLITNFHLPESTLLMLVSAFAGYEHMMAAYKEAVAQRYRFFSYGDAMFLTKKKLK from the coding sequence ATGCAGGTTAAAGATTTTCATTTTGATCTCCCCGATGAGCTGATCGCCCGCTATCCTTTGGAAAAACGCAGCGATAGCCGGCTGTTCTGCGTTGATGGCGACAGTGGTGAATTTCAGCACCGGCAGTTTTTTGATGTGCTGGATATGCTTGAGCCGGGTGATCTGGTGGTATTCAACAATACCCGAGTGATTCCGGCACGGATGTTTGGGCAGAAAGCGTCGGGGGGTAAAATCGAAGTGTTGATCGAACGAGTGCTGGATGAGTGTTCTGCTCTGGCGCATGTTCGTTCCAGTCGGTCACCGAAACCGGGTGCTGAATTGACCTTTGAGGGCGGTTTAACTGCGACGATGGTTGCCCGTCATGATGATCTGTTCGAGCTTAAATTTGATCTGGCAGAGGGGCACTTAGTTGAAGCGTTAGAGCAGTTCGGGCACATGCCGTTACCGCCTTATATGAAACGTGAAGATGAGTTGTCAGACAGAGAACGCTATCAGACGGTCTATAACGAAAAACCGGGCGCGGTTGCAGCGCCTACTGCCGGTCTGCATTTTGACGATGAGTTGTTCGCAAAACTAGAAAACAAGGGAATAAATAAAGCCTTTGTGACTCTGCATGTAGGTGCAGGTACTTTTCGGCCGGTGAAGGTCGATAATATTCAGGATCATAAGATGCATGCTGAATATATCGAAGTGTCTGAAGAGGTCTGTCAGGCAGTACGGGAGACTCAGGCACGGGGCAATCGTGTACTGGCCGTGGGCACCACCTCCGTACGCTGTCTTGAAACAGCGAGTAAAGGGGGGCAGATTGAGCCCTTCTTTGGTGATACTGATATTTTTATCTTTCCAGGCTATCAGTTTCGTACTGTTGATCTGTTGATAACTAACTTTCATCTGCCTGAGTCGACGCTTTTAATGCTGGTGTCGGCGTTTGCCGGTTATGAGCATATGATGGCGGCATATAAAGAAGCTGTAGCGCAGCGGTATCGTTTCTTTAGTTATGGCGACGCTATGTTTCTGACAAAGAAAAAGCTTAAGTAA
- a CDS encoding ethylbenzene dehydrogenase-related protein: protein MRRFIKTPVGFVGSLVILGGVLGTTLSTAVQAANETLTSVRTDMTITLDGLADSAWDNASELSITLDNLPYKANNYGGMSSVDVTMKSLYDDNFVYFLMQYDDPTKSLARYPWVKQEDGSWKQLKGKDQTGHDNVYYEDKLALFWNINARGFAKKGCDVACHMQNDEGKINGFDQRGKAPGRKYTREGQTIDMWHWKSVRMNPLGLIDDQFVDSVKDPAVNKNWGRHGDSKTGGGYVNNMNADKTGPAFMNRSQGNVDGYTITPSQKTPFVDTFKPGDQIPGIMSEAFTGSRGDIWAKGDWKDGKWTVEIKRALVTTGDKAEIQDVQFSDLSKAYSFGISVFDNSQINHLYHDGVYDLVFK from the coding sequence ATGCGTAGATTTATTAAAACTCCTGTTGGCTTTGTAGGTTCGCTGGTAATCCTTGGTGGGGTGTTGGGTACGACTTTAAGTACCGCTGTACAGGCTGCAAACGAGACGTTAACCAGTGTCAGGACTGACATGACAATTACACTGGACGGGTTGGCTGATAGTGCCTGGGATAACGCGTCTGAATTGAGCATTACGCTCGATAATCTGCCTTACAAAGCGAATAACTATGGCGGTATGAGTAGTGTCGATGTGACAATGAAGTCGCTCTATGATGATAATTTTGTTTATTTTCTTATGCAGTACGACGATCCGACTAAAAGCCTTGCCCGCTATCCATGGGTAAAACAGGAAGATGGTTCCTGGAAGCAGCTTAAGGGTAAAGATCAGACCGGCCATGACAATGTTTATTATGAAGATAAACTGGCTCTTTTCTGGAATATTAATGCCCGGGGTTTTGCGAAAAAAGGCTGTGATGTTGCCTGTCATATGCAGAATGATGAAGGGAAAATTAACGGTTTTGATCAGCGGGGTAAAGCGCCGGGGCGTAAATATACCCGCGAAGGCCAGACGATCGATATGTGGCATTGGAAAAGTGTGCGTATGAATCCTCTGGGGCTTATCGATGATCAGTTTGTGGATAGTGTGAAAGATCCCGCAGTGAATAAAAACTGGGGACGTCATGGTGACAGTAAAACCGGCGGGGGTTACGTCAATAATATGAATGCTGATAAGACCGGTCCTGCTTTTATGAATCGTAGTCAGGGTAATGTCGATGGTTATACGATTACGCCATCACAGAAAACGCCTTTTGTGGATACCTTTAAACCCGGTGATCAGATTCCAGGCATTATGTCTGAAGCGTTTACCGGTTCCCGGGGGGATATCTGGGCTAAAGGTGACTGGAAAGATGGTAAGTGGACCGTTGAAATTAAACGGGCTCTGGTGACTACCGGTGATAAGGCTGAGATTCAGGACGTACAGTTCAGTGATCTGAGTAAAGCGTATAGCTTCGGTATTTCGGTATTTGATAATTCTCAGATCAATCACTTGTATCACGATGGTGTTTACGATTTGGTCTTCAAATAA